A genomic window from Ananas comosus cultivar F153 linkage group 22, ASM154086v1, whole genome shotgun sequence includes:
- the LOC109726937 gene encoding probable serine/threonine-protein kinase PBL21, whose protein sequence is MSCFPCSSRPRHLRRRLGGDGAAVPQPVIDSLELGTDALSPDVEGHGAHRFTLRQLAVATHNFHEANLIGEGGFGRVYKGQLESGQVVAIKQLNRDGQQGNQEFLVECLMLLMLHHTNLVSLIGYCAQGEERLLVYEYMSKGSLERHLFNLPHDKEPLDWNTRIKIASGAAKGLTYLHEVVNPPVIYRDLKSSNILLDDDFNPKLSDFGLAKVGPIGDNTHVSTRVMGTYGYCAPDYIMSGKLNVKSDVYSFGVVLLELITGRKAFDMSRKFGEQKLIVWSRPFLNDRRSFMHLADPLLQGRFPRRAFYQLAVVTSLCLHEQPHLRPAMSDVSTALDHIASQPYISEADRKNSTSHCSVPPRQEGSDDFNKDEEDHKEG, encoded by the exons atgagctgcTTCCCCTGCAGCTCCCGCCCCCGCCACCTTCGCCGGAGgctcggcggcgacggcgcagCTGTTCCCCAGCCGGTCATCGACTCCCTTG AGCTCGGAACAGATGCCCTTTCTCCCGATGTTGAAGGCCATGGCGCGCACAGATTCACCTTGCGGCAGCTTGCAGTAGCTACCCACAATTTCCACGAGGCTAATTTGATCGGCGAGGGGGGTTTTGGGAGGGTCTACAAGGGGCAGTTGGAATCGGGCCAG GTTGTGGCGATAAAGCAGCTCAATCGGGATGGGCAGCAGGGGAACCAGGAGTTTCTTGTTGAGTGTTTGATGTTGTTAATGCTGCACCACACAAATCTCGTTAGTTTGATCGGATATTGTGCGCAAGGAGAGGAGAGGCTCTTGGTTTATGAGTATATGTCGAAGGGTAGCTTGGAACGCCACTTGTTTA ATTTGCCTCACGATAAAGAGCCTCTCGATTGGAACACACGGATCAAGATCGCCTCTGGTGCTGCGAAAGGCCTCACCTACTTGCATGAGGTTGTTAACCCGCCGGTTATTTACCGAGACTTGAAATCTTCGAACATTTTATTGGACGACGACTTCAACCCTAAGCTCTCTGACTTCGGATTAGCCAAAGTCGGGCCTATTGGCGACAACACTCACGTTTCAACGAGAGTAATGGGAACATACGGCTACTGTGCTCCCGATTACATTATGAGTGGCAAACTGAATGTCAAGTCCGATGTATATAGCTTTGGTGTGGTTCTGTTGGAACTGATCACTGGAAGGAAGGCATTTGACATGTCCAGAAAGTTTGGGGAGCAGAAATTAATAGTTTGG TCGCGTCCTTTTCTCAACGACCGCAGAAGTTTCATGCACCTTGCGGATCCATTGCTGCAAGGGCGCTTCCCACGCCGCGCCTTCTACCAGCTAGCTGTCGTTACCTCATTGTGTCTGCACGAACAGCCCCATCTCCGCCCTGCAATGAGCGACGTGAGCACTGCCCTCGATCACATTGCGTCTCAGCCCTACATTTCAGAGGCCGACCGTAAAAACAGCACCTCCCATTGTTCAGTGCCTCCCCGACAGGAGGGCTCCGATGATTTCAATAAAGATGAGGAGGATCACAAAGAGGGCTAA
- the LOC109726936 gene encoding glycosyltransferase family 92 protein At1g27200-like: MRRRLTTLLFAVTVSVLALSSFFVHLSGDPLSVRRLRPFYSPRLIGSSDAPIPRSEGSDRSAEMIRWSPLVYDAISTPDDIVVFAKGVNTRQGANAAEVRCVYYSVHGGAAPSSSAQEVFRCPHPPPEALSRTFSSPLRISLAIAPDFSPAIPSVANYHPPRVPPRGELGNTPRSLICACTMVYNAAKFLREWVAYHAAVGVDRFYVYDNASDDDLVPAVDRLVSEGFNVSARYWPWPKAQEAGFSHCAAVSRAECEWMAFIDVDEFVFSPNWAGSARPARSMLGSVVSVPPSVGQVSIDCHVFGPSGQTAHPKGGVTQGYTCRQLAEERHKSFIRLDAVDRSLVNSVHHFGLKEGFRTVKARSVRVNHYKYQVWDEFKLKFRRRASTYVADWTNTVNAGSRDRTPGLGFEAVEPAGWSQKFCEVNDTRLKDTNQKWFGAVGPSGEYRMAWE, from the coding sequence ATGAGACGGAGACTAACGACGTTACTCTTCGCGGTTACCGTCTCCGTCCTCgccctctcctccttcttcgtCCACCTCTCCGGCGACCCCCTCAGCGTCCGGCGCCTCCGCCCCTTCTACTCGCCGCGCCTGATCGGATCCTCCGACGCCCCGATCCCCCGATCGGAGGGCTCGGATCGCTCCGCGGAGATGATCCGATGGTCCCCGCTCGTCTACGACGCGATCTCCACCCCCGACGACATCGTCGTCTTCGCCAAGGGCGTCAACACGCGCCAGGGCGCGAACGCCGCCGAGGTCCGCTGCGTCTACTACTCCGTccacggcggcgccgccccctcctcctccgcccaaGAGGTATTCCGCTGCCCCCACCCTCCCCCCGAAGCCCTCTCTAGAACCTTCTCGTCCCCGCTCCGAATCTCCCTCGCGATCGCCCCCGATTTTTCCCCCGCGATTCCTTCCGTAGCCAATTACCACCCTCCACGTGTCCCCCCGCGCGGTGAGCTGGGTAACACTCCCCGTTCGCTAATATGCGCCTGCACCATGGTCTACAACGCCGCCAAGTTCCTGCGCGAGTGGGTGGCGTACCACGCGGCGGTCGGCGTGGACCGGTTCTACGTCTACGACAACGCCAGCGACGACGATCTGGTCCCGGCCGTGGACCGGCTCGTGTCCGAAGGGTTCAACGTGTCGGCCCGCTATTGGCCCTGGCCCAAGGCCCAGGAGGCCGGGTTCTCCCACTGCGCCGCCGTGAGCCGGGCCGAGTGCGAGTGGATGGCCTTTATCGATGTCGACGAATTCGTGTTCTCCCCGAATTGGGCCGGGTCGGCCCGCCCGGCCCGGTCCATGCTCGGTTCAGTCGTCTCGGTCCCACCGTCCGTCGGTCAGGTCTCGATCGACTGCCACGTGTTCGGGCCGTCGGGTCAGACGGCCCACCCAAAGGGCGGCGTCACGCAAGGCTACACGTGTCGCCAGCTCGCGGAGGAGCGGCACAAGTCGTTCATCCGGCTCGACGCCgtggaccggtccctggtcaaCTCGGTCCACCATTTCGGACTAAAGGAAGGGTTTCGAACCGTGAAGGCTCGATCGGTTCGGGTGAACCACTACAAGTACCAGGTGTGGGACGAGTTCAAGCTGAAGTTCCGGCGGCGGGCGTCGACCTACGTCGCAGATTGGACCAACACGGTGAACGCCGGCTCGAGGGACCGGACGCCCGGCCTAGGGTTCGAGGCGGTCGAGCCGGCCGGGTGGAGTCAAAAGTTCTGCGAAGTGAATGATACTCGACTCAAAGATACGAACCAAAAGTGGTTCGGTGCAGTAGGACCCAGTGGGGAATATAGGATGGCTTGGGAGTAG